ACAAGGGCAACTAAGGCTCCGCCCGCGCTAAAAGCTTGGCGTAGACAAGTTTTCCTAAGCAAATTAGAAGTATAAAGTTTTAGGATAGGTTGAAAATAACAATTAAGAGCATTTTAAATCTTTCCTGGGCCACCAGACCATGTGGCACGTTATTTGGCATCACGATTGCTTCACCGCTTTTTACGATGTGTTTTTCATTTCCAATGGTTATTTCCGATTCTCCATCCAATATGTAGACCAGAGCATCCCCGGGGGAGGAATGGGAGCTAATTTCTTCCCCTCTATCAAAGGCAAAAAGGGTCACGCTTAGGGGCTTTCCCTGGGCTAAGGTTCTGCTAACCACCCTGCCCTCTTGTTATTCCACCAGTGAAGAAAAATTAACAGCCGTTGAAAAATCAATATTTTTAATCAAATGTTGACCTTGCATGTCTTATCCTCCTTAGTTTTTGATTATATATCCCTTTTCCTGAAAAGTTTGCTTGATGGTGTCTAAATCAATTTTTTTTAGGGCAGCACCTTTAGGGATGGTCATAACCCTGCCGGCGGTATTTAACATAGCTGGTTTGACAATGTCTTTAAAACCAAGTTCGTGCATAATGTTGGCGATGTCGGGATGTTCTCGGACTAACTCAAAAAGACTTTTTTGCAAATTCAGTATTTTTGTCATGCTATCACCATTTTCTCATTTTCCTTACCTTGCCCCAAAGGGAGCGAAAATATAAACAGCAAGTGGGTCGAAAATAGACCCACTTGCTGTTTAATCGATGGTTCCTTCGCCATGTTTAAGAAGTTCCGAAACAGTTACCAATGTATAACCCTTTTCTTTAAGACCTTCCAGCACCTGGGGCAGTGCTTCAGGCGTTTGGAGACAAGTGTCACTGGCATGCATTAGGATAATTGCACCAGGTTCTGTTTTTTTTAAAACTCGATCCACAATGGCCTGTACACCGGGTTTTTTCCAATCCAGTGAATCGGCACTCCACTGGATGACGCGGTAATTTAGTTCCTCTGCGGTGGTAAGTACCATGTCGTTCCAGTCGCCATTAGGTGTACGAATTAAAGATGGTTCTACGCCGGTGACTTCTTTAATTTTACCATGTGCCGTAAGAATGTTTTTCTTTACTTCATCCTTGTTGTATTCGCTTAGGTTTACGTGTTCTTCACCGTGGCTGGCTATTTCATGTCCCTCTGCCACAATTCTTTTGGGAAATTCAGGGTGTTTTACGGCCCAGGGACCCGAAATGAAAAAGGTGGATTTAACATTGTGTTTTTTTAAGGTATCCAGAACCGGACCCGGCACTTTGGTGCCCCAACTAATATCAAAGGTTAAGGCCACCACCTTTTTATCGGTTTTTACTTTATAAATGGCATATTTTTTTGCAGTGGTTGGCAGCATCTGTTGCTGATATAACATGGTTGTGAAGAAAACGGCACAGAGAAAGAAAGTTCCCAAAAGCAGTACTTGTTTTTTAAATTTACGGTAGTCAAAAACAAAAACTCTCAATACTTACACCCCCTATAAACTATAGTATTTAAATACGTTAAAGGATATGAAAAAACTATAAAATTTTCCCAATGCTGATAACCCTTTCCTGTTATCAGCTGTTGCCTGAGGAGAGAAAATAAGGGCGGAGGAGGATGTAATGTGAATCAGAAAAGAATCATAATTATTTTCCTGAGTCTGCTAAGTATCTTTCTATTGTTGCCGGGAACCCTTTGGGCAGAAACCCAAGGTAAACCGCCTAAAGTTAAAGCTTCCGCAGCCAGTTTAATGGAAGTCGAAAGCGGTAAAGTTTATTTTGAAAAGGATGGAGATAAAAGGCGAGAACCGGCAAGTTTAACCAAGGTTATGACAGCTATTCTAGCCATTGAAAAGGGAAACCTGAAGGATGTTGTGACCGTGCAGCAAAGGGCGGCCAGGGTATCGATGGGGCAGGATATTGGTTTAAATATTGGAGACAGACTCTACCTGGAAGATTTGTTAAAGGCGGCATTAATGTATTCAGCAAATGATTCAACTGTAGCCATAGGCGAGCATATTGGGGGGAGTCATGATCAATTCGTAAAAATGATGAATGAAAAGGCCGTTGCACTTGGTTTAAAAAACACGCATTTTGCCAACACCAATGGTTTTCACCATCCAAATCATTATACAACTGCCAATGATTTGGCTAAGTTAACTTGTTATGCTTTGCAGAATAAAACCTTTGCAGAATTTGTTCGTACCAAAGAGGCAACCATCACTTGGTTGCCCAAGGAAACTGCAGTAAAAACAGGTAAAAAATCCGAGGCAGAAACCGTGAAACAACGTGTATTGCGAAATACCAATAGGCTACTAAGATCTGACTTTGAGGGCATTAATGGTGTAAAAACAGGTACAACGCCCAGAGCGGGTAATTGCTTAATAGCTTCTGCCACCAGAGAAGGACGGCAATTGGTAGTGGTGATCTTACATAGTAATAATCGGTGGAACGATGCAACCCGATTGTTGGAATATGGTTTTAATGAGGTAAAACCAGTGGTGCTGGTGGAAAAGGATGAAGTATTGTCAACAATGCCAGTTTTAGAGGGGGTAGAAAATAAAATAACCCTAGTGACAGCTAAGAAACTAGAGGTTTATGTGCCAAGCGTTGATATGGATAAAATAGAAAGAAAGATTCACTTAAAGCCCACACCAATGGCGCCCGTTAAACAGGGAACAAAACTAGGCCAAGCGATATTTACTGTAAAGGGAAAAGAAATTGCTTCGGTGGATTTGGTAGCTAATCAGAATATTGAGCGATTGCCCTGGTATAAGCGTATTTTTAACTAAGAACTGACTGTGTAGCACTGTCTTATAGGCAGTGCTATGATAATTTTATACATAACAGCTTGACTTTTTGGGTTGCATCGTTTATATTAATTTATGCAAATGGTGAAAATGATTTTTAAAATGGGACGTTAGCTCAGATGGTTAGAGTGCTGCGTTGACATCGCAGAGGTCACTGGTTCGATTCCAGTACGTCCCACCAAATATATTTTTTGGATGTTTATCTTTTTTTGGATAATTAATATTTTAGTGGTTTGTAATGACTCAGAGGGGTAACTTCTGGGTTTTTTGGTTTTCATTATGCTATATATTATACTGCCAGTTTAGGAGGTAAACTATGAAACATATACCCGTTAAAGAAATTATGATCAGTTTAGAAGATTATTTGACAGTAAATCAGTTCGACACAGTAAAGGATGCCATACAAAAGTTGCAATCTTCATTTAAACTGGATAATAAAGGAATTGCCACGGGCCATACGTCACTTTTAGTGGTGAATGATAAGGGACATTTGGTTGGGTTGCTTACCATCAGGGGGATTTTAAAGGCCCTAGTTATGCATGAGGAGAGCAAAGAAATTCCATCTAATTTTCTGTGGACCCTATTTGTGTCAAAGTCTTATAAGACGGCTTCGGAGATTCCGGTTCGTCGTATTATGAGAGACCGTCATATTTTTTCCATTGGTCCAGAAGAGGATATTATGAAGGCGGTGCAGATGATTGTTGCGAATAAGGTCAATGCACTACCAGTGGTTGAAAAGGGTAAAGCTGTTGGTATTATAAGATCTAAAGATATTTTTGGTATGATTGGTGATTTAATTGACAATACGGATATGGATGAAATGGAATAAGGGTCGTCCGTCTTGTGGGGACAATAGTAATAAATAATTAGAATATAGAAACTTCTTTCTAAAATATTGCACATTTTCAAAAATATATTAAAATATCATTGTACAACTGAATAATAAACTGGATGATGCATACGGGAGAGTGGCAGTAAATGCCCGCCGAAGGAGTTATACTCTCAGGTGCTTTGATTAAAAGTGGAACCGTAAGTGGACAGGACTCTGGAGAGACCCATAATTGGGCGCCGAAGGTGCAAACAGCTTATAAGAGCTGTAAATCTCTCAGGCAAAAGGACAGAGGGTAGAAGAAAAAAGCAAACCGTTTTGGACGGCATGCTTTTGCTTCCTATTCTGTCTCTCTGGAGTCAAATCAATAAGATTTGACTCTTTTGTAGTTTTAAGTGAAAAGGGAGATGGCGAAATGGATTTTTTAAAAGTTCTTGATCAGGTGGATAGTTTCGTTTGGGGTCCACCGCTATTAATCTTATTAGTGGGCACAGGAATCTGGCTAACCCTGAAACTTCAATTGATTCAGTTAACTCGTTTACCAATGGCCCTAAAGCTTATCTTTAAGGCGAAAAACGATGGTTCTGGAGATGTCAGTAGTATTGGTGCCCTATGCACTGCACTGGCAGCCACCGTTGGTACTGGAAATATCGTTGGGGTGGCAACTGCTGTCGGGACCGGTGGACCCGGGGCCATCTTTTGGATGTGGATGGCGGCCTTCTTTGGTATGGCTACAAAATATGCCGAAGGTCTATTGGCGGTTAAATACCGGACCGTGGACAAAAATGGACAAATCTCCGGTGGTCCAATGTACTATATTGAAAAGGGGTTAGGACGTAAATTTCGCCCCCTGGCAATAATGTTTGCAGCCAGTGGCATCCTGGTAGCGTTTTTTGGTATTGGTACCTTCCCCCAGGTAAATGCCATTGTTGATGCTTGTAAACTATCTCTGGGTATCCCGCCTTATGCAACGGCGGCGGTGGTTACTGTTCTTGTGGCCTTGGTTACCATTGGTGGTTTGAAGAGCATTGCCAATGTTGCAACCAAAGTGGTACCCTTTATGGCTATATTTTACATATTAAGTTGTGCTTACGTTTTGATAACCTTTGCAGATAAGCTGCCTGCGGTCGTAAATCTTATTCTTACCAGTGCCTTCTCTGGAACAGCTGCGGCAGGTGGTTTTCTAGGTGCCACTGTTATGCTGGCAATTCGTAATGGTGTGGCTAGGGGCGTATTCTCAAATGAATCCGGTTTGGGGAGTGCTCCCATTGCAGCAGCTGCGGCGAAAACAAAATGGCCCGCAGAACAGGGGTTAATATCTATGACAGGTACCTTTATTGATACCATTATAATCTGTACCATGACAGGATTATCTTTGGTGGTTACTGGTGTTTGGACAGGTGAAGCTAAGGGTGCGGCCATGACAAATGAGGCCTTTGTTTCGGCACTTCCTGGCATAGGTCCGGTAGTTCTGACCCTTGGCCTGGTTTTGTTTGCCTTTACCACTATTCTAGGATGGAACTATTACGGTGAACGCTGTTGTGAATATCTCTTTGGAATAAAAGGTATTAAAGCTTATCGATTGATATTCATTGGGCTGGTTGCCACGGGAGCTTTCCTAAAGTTGGAAGCTATATGGCTGCTGGCAGATATTGTAAACGGCTTAATGGCCATACCTAACTTGATTGCCTTATTGGGCTTAACCGGCGTAATAGTTTCTGAAACCAAACGATACCTTGATTATGTAAAAATTCAAGACGCTAAGGATCATACCAAAGCAGCTTAATCATTTAAAGAAGGGCCTGGTCACTTTCAACCAGGCCCTTCGCAAGTTTCGTAAGTTTCCCTGTTTTTTTCGTGTCTCCATGTACTCACGGTACATTTTATTTGCAGCCTCAGCCACCCTTACCGATCATTCTGAAAAACAATATAACGAAAACAATAATGGCTATATAAGATGCAATGGTGCTAAAGTCCAAGATGCTAGCCTCCTTTCTTTCTAGTAAAAATTTCGTGATCTTAGATTGAAATTCCTTTCTGTCATAATCAAAATTATGATTCTATGTATGCTATAATGTTATCGATATTTTATTTGGGAGGGGTTTAGGTTGGATATCAGATTTATGATAGGCATAGGATTTCTATTAGTGGCTGCTTTTATTTATTTTACTAAAGTCGTGTAGGAAATTTTTCATATAAAAAAACCGCCGAAAATCAAAAACGGCGGTTTTTTCCTTATTGTTTGTTTTGGGATTTGGTGGCTGCATGGCGCTCTAGACCAAGGATTTCTTTGATATCTGTTACCACTGGATTAACCTGTTCGGACAAAGCCTCTAGTTTTGCCAATAATTCCTGAATCTTTTCTAGTTTTACTTCGGCCTTTTGGATAGTTGATTTCGCGTCCCAACGTGGGAAGAAGGGGGCCTTTGCCATGTTGATCTGGTGTTTTAGGGATCGTATCTCCGCTTCGCAGAGCTGTTTAAGTTCTTCGAATTTATTCAGCATACAACAACACCTGCCTTTTTTCCCATAATATTGAACAATAACTAAAAATGTGTATGTATACCAAAGAAAATCCAAACCAAGTTTACTGAATAATCACAAAAAGAATCTTTGCAACCTTTTCTTAATATCTTCCTTTTGCGCCTGCAAGCTGTATTGATGCACAAATTTCTTTGCCGATGATTGAGCCAGTCGGTGATATGGCAGCCGGAGAAAAAAAGAAACCTTATCAGTGTTAGGACGCGGAAAGATGAAGGAAACGCTTCTTGCCAGAAGTAGGGTGCTTCTGTGGTTAATGATTATGGTTGTGATCTTGGGAATCATTATGTTGGAAAGATAAAAATTTACAAAGTCTTGCAAGGCTAAAAATAATCCTCAATTACTCCATAGTCAGGATTGATCTTTAATTTTTACATGGGATAGCAACATAGAAAAATGACTATACTGCAATTAGAAGAAGATAAATTTAAGAATCGGCCAAATTTCATCCAGTATACAAAAAAGTACCTCTCATATACTGATAGTAAAGGAAGGGGTGATTGAGGAGATGAGTCAATGTTTCTCCATTGGAGCCACCCGGCATATTGATTTGTTGAAAGATAAGCTGGGTAGGGAACTTCCCCTAAATGAGGGTAACAATTTAATTGTAAAACTCACGGAGAAACCCATTGGGAATATAACTTTTTTATCCTTCGATTTCAATGGAGCTTTATGCTGTGGCGGGCCCCTGGAAGATGAGTTGTTATTCAGGCACTTTGTGGCAGACATTATATCTGACCTTATTCTGAATCAATGGGAAAAGGCAATTATGGCAGATGTCATTAAGGAAAATTACTTTTTCTTCAATGAAGATGAAAAAAAAATAATCTACCAGTATTCCCAGGATTACGCCAAAGGTGAAAGGGTTTTTATCGGTTGTATGGATCGGTTAGATCGAAAAAACTTAATTATAAAGAGACTTGTAGAATTTTTGGAGCAGAGCAACAACCTTGTCATTGATGGCTTTATAAGATTCCGCCTTAAGGATTACATAAACGAGATTAAAGAGGCGGTTGATCAGGCAGTGGATGATTTTTTAATGGAAAGAGAATACCGAGAATTTATTCAGCTTCTGAAATACTTTGTTGAGATTCAGGACTCAAAGGTAGATGTTGTAAATGTTTTAATGAACCAAAGGGGAACATATAAACTTTATGATGAAAATAACGAACCCATAAGTAGTGAGTTTTTAGAGGGGTTCATTTTAGATATTATGGATAATGAGATTAATTATGAGGACTTATTAATAAGCGCGCTTATTACTATGGCACCTAATAAAATAGTATTTCATTTTGGTGCATCCCATAAACCTGAGACCACCATTGACACCATAAAACATGTTTTTGAAGGAAAAGTTGAAGAATGTCCTGGCTGTAAATTATGTCAAAATCAGCAACAATAAGAAGAAAACTGCCACCATAGGCGGTTTTCTTCTTATTATGGCACACCATGATATCCTATAATCTATTGCACCACCCCTTACATTCTGATATAGTAAATGTCGTTAATTGACG
This genomic interval from Desulforamulus reducens MI-1 contains the following:
- a CDS encoding DUF1858 domain-containing protein, which gives rise to MTKILNLQKSLFELVREHPDIANIMHELGFKDIVKPAMLNTAGRVMTIPKGAALKKIDLDTIKQTFQEKGYIIKN
- the pdaB gene encoding polysaccharide deacetylase family sporulation protein PdaB — protein: MRVFVFDYRKFKKQVLLLGTFFLCAVFFTTMLYQQQMLPTTAKKYAIYKVKTDKKVVALTFDISWGTKVPGPVLDTLKKHNVKSTFFISGPWAVKHPEFPKRIVAEGHEIASHGEEHVNLSEYNKDEVKKNILTAHGKIKEVTGVEPSLIRTPNGDWNDMVLTTAEELNYRVIQWSADSLDWKKPGVQAIVDRVLKKTEPGAIILMHASDTCLQTPEALPQVLEGLKEKGYTLVTVSELLKHGEGTID
- a CDS encoding D-alanyl-D-alanine carboxypeptidase family protein, with protein sequence MNQKRIIIIFLSLLSIFLLLPGTLWAETQGKPPKVKASAASLMEVESGKVYFEKDGDKRREPASLTKVMTAILAIEKGNLKDVVTVQQRAARVSMGQDIGLNIGDRLYLEDLLKAALMYSANDSTVAIGEHIGGSHDQFVKMMNEKAVALGLKNTHFANTNGFHHPNHYTTANDLAKLTCYALQNKTFAEFVRTKEATITWLPKETAVKTGKKSEAETVKQRVLRNTNRLLRSDFEGINGVKTGTTPRAGNCLIASATREGRQLVVVILHSNNRWNDATRLLEYGFNEVKPVVLVEKDEVLSTMPVLEGVENKITLVTAKKLEVYVPSVDMDKIERKIHLKPTPMAPVKQGTKLGQAIFTVKGKEIASVDLVANQNIERLPWYKRIFN
- a CDS encoding HPP family protein, with product MKHIPVKEIMISLEDYLTVNQFDTVKDAIQKLQSSFKLDNKGIATGHTSLLVVNDKGHLVGLLTIRGILKALVMHEESKEIPSNFLWTLFVSKSYKTASEIPVRRIMRDRHIFSIGPEEDIMKAVQMIVANKVNALPVVEKGKAVGIIRSKDIFGMIGDLIDNTDMDEME
- a CDS encoding alanine/glycine:cation symporter family protein codes for the protein MDFLKVLDQVDSFVWGPPLLILLVGTGIWLTLKLQLIQLTRLPMALKLIFKAKNDGSGDVSSIGALCTALAATVGTGNIVGVATAVGTGGPGAIFWMWMAAFFGMATKYAEGLLAVKYRTVDKNGQISGGPMYYIEKGLGRKFRPLAIMFAASGILVAFFGIGTFPQVNAIVDACKLSLGIPPYATAAVVTVLVALVTIGGLKSIANVATKVVPFMAIFYILSCAYVLITFADKLPAVVNLILTSAFSGTAAAGGFLGATVMLAIRNGVARGVFSNESGLGSAPIAAAAAKTKWPAEQGLISMTGTFIDTIIICTMTGLSLVVTGVWTGEAKGAAMTNEAFVSALPGIGPVVLTLGLVLFAFTTILGWNYYGERCCEYLFGIKGIKAYRLIFIGLVATGAFLKLEAIWLLADIVNGLMAIPNLIALLGLTGVIVSETKRYLDYVKIQDAKDHTKAA
- the ytxC gene encoding putative sporulation protein YtxC — protein: MSQCFSIGATRHIDLLKDKLGRELPLNEGNNLIVKLTEKPIGNITFLSFDFNGALCCGGPLEDELLFRHFVADIISDLILNQWEKAIMADVIKENYFFFNEDEKKIIYQYSQDYAKGERVFIGCMDRLDRKNLIIKRLVEFLEQSNNLVIDGFIRFRLKDYINEIKEAVDQAVDDFLMEREYREFIQLLKYFVEIQDSKVDVVNVLMNQRGTYKLYDENNEPISSEFLEGFILDIMDNEINYEDLLISALITMAPNKIVFHFGASHKPETTIDTIKHVFEGKVEECPGCKLCQNQQQ